Proteins encoded within one genomic window of Panicum virgatum strain AP13 chromosome 1N, P.virgatum_v5, whole genome shotgun sequence:
- the LOC120656471 gene encoding transcription factor MYB59-like produces MEGQFGWGREEGGWRKGPWTAQEDKLLVEYVRQHGEGRWNSVAKLTGLKRSGKSCRLRWVNYLRPDLKRGKITPQEESVILELHALWGNRWSTIARSLPGRTDNEIKNYWRTHFKKGKPSKNIERARARFLKQRREMQSQLQQQQQQQGQDQQQRQRQQAGDGHDDGAVIREASSSPAVSLARQDEEDLQMLQQDMDDLLFQFCCPMASCASSSCCLLPGATASASEEGSSWDHPQLDGGATWGWGSLWNLDDVVDDVDGGACGGWDTSFPWLQEQGLAFY; encoded by the exons ATGGAAGGGCAGTTTGgctgggggagggaggagggagggtggAGGAAGGGGCCGTGGACGGCGCAGGAGGACAAGCTGCTGGTCGAGTACGTCAGGCAGCACGGCGAAGGGAGGTGGAATTCTGTCGCCAAGCTGACTG GTCTGAAGCGAAGCGGCAAGAGCTGCCGGCTCCGGTGGGTGAACTACCTGAGGCCCGACCTCAAGAGAGGCAAGATCACGCCGCAGGAGGAGAGCGTCATACTCGAGCTGCACGCCCTCTGGGGAAACAG GTGGTCGACGATCGCGCGCAGCCTGCCGGGGCGGACGGACAACGAGATCAAGAACTACTGGCGAACGCACTTCAAGAAGGGCAAGCCGTCCAAGAACATCGAGCGCGCCCGGGCGCGGTTCCTCAAGCAGCGCCGCGAGATGCAGagccagctgcagcagcagcagcagcagcaggggcaggaccagcagcagcggcagaggCAGCAGGCCGGCGACGGCCACGACGACGGAGCCGTCATCAGGgaggcgtcgtcgtcgccggccgttTCCCTCGCGCGGCAGGACGAGGAGGACCTGCAGATGCTGCAGCAGGACATGGACGACCTGCTGTTCCAGTTCTGCTGCCCCATGGCCtcctgcgcctcctcctcctgctgcctcCTCCCCGGCGCCACCGCGTCGGCAAGCGAGGAGGGGTCCAGCTGGGACCACCCtcagctcgacggcggcgccacgTGGGGGTGGGGCAGCCTGTGGAACCTCGACGACGTCGTGGatgacgtcgacggcggcgcctgCGGCGGCTGGGACACCAGCTTCCCTTGGCTGCAGGAGCAAGGGCTCGCTTTCTACTAG